A genome region from Lucilia cuprina isolate Lc7/37 chromosome 3, ASM2204524v1, whole genome shotgun sequence includes the following:
- the LOC111678625 gene encoding uncharacterized protein LOC111678625, with the protein MRKTLVLLCLALACLSHTQAAVYRRGDKISENFKQLDLAPEEIDPDVAPLSHHQQQQQQQQIETVDETTDEILNVNENEILDEAGDNEIIDESANEIPQSVATVAPVVATTVAPVTVSAAAPAETAAATPVKGEPEPTGLAKYCKCNENHCDCCRNFNLPLIPVKGPGCARMTYLGNEKMSISLKYGDLTLASRTVSSKRARPICVGLPGGYSQFCGRVYGLSKANENFKACLGFELRADDEVEAALRVSCFKFGPEGLRVAEAEPLPVDTNKEEDDDDDDIFGFGAGDDEEEEDDYNEDDEEEEEEADDDADTDSDAEYADDDAEDDAPADADYGGFSLAGLLDELDDDEEEESKPSDTPVVAPADASTRTAVDSVQSKDDKGTAAATAPAAEAMETVAPVAAMTDLATTAPESMPDTTAKTKKSKKARKNKKKKAADSEGDFAYEILNGLLDFFN; encoded by the exons ATGAGGAAAACTCTAGTGCTCTTGTGCTTAGCCTTGGCTTGCCTCTCACACACGCAGGCTGCTGTCTATAGACGTGGTGataaaatttccgaaaatttcaaacaattagATTTGGCACCCGAGGAAATTGATCCCGATGTAGCTCCTCTATCacatcatcaacagcaacaacaacaacaacaaatcgaaACTGTCGACGAGACAacagatgaaattttaaatgtcaaTGAAAATGAAATACTCGATGAAGCGGGTGATAATGAAATAATTGATGAATCAGCTAATGAAATACCACAATCAGTAGCTACCGTGGCACCTGTTGTAGCCACCACCGTAGCTCCTGTTACCGTATCTGCCGCCGCCCCTGCTGAGACCGCAGCAGCTACTCCTGTAAAGGGAGAACCCGAACCCACTGGTTTGGCTAAATACTGTAAATGTAATGAGAATCATTGTGATTGTTGTCGTAACTTCAATTTGCCCTTGATTCCCGTTAAGGGACCTGGTTGCGCTAGAATGACTTATTTAGGCAATGAGAAAATGTCCATCAGTTTGAAATATGGTGATTTAACTTTGGCTAGCAGAACTGTATCTAGCAAGAGAGCCCGTCCTATTTGTGTAGGTCTCCCTGGTGGTTATTCCCAATTCTGTGGTCGTGTTTATGGTTTGTCCAAGGCTAATGAGAATTTTAAAGCctgtttaggttttgaattgaGAGCTGATGATGAAGTCGAGGCAGCGTTGAGAGTATCCTGTTTCAAATTTGGCCCAGAAGGTTTGAGAGTAGCCGAGGCCGAACCATTGCCTGTAGATACCAACAAGGAGgaagacgatgatgatgacgacatcTTTGGTTTTGGTG ctGGTGATGATGAGGAAGAAGAAGACGATTACAATGAAGATGATGAAGAAGAAGAGGAAGAAGCTGACGATGATGCCGATACCGATAGTGATGCCGAATATGCTGATGATGATGCCGAAGATGATGCTCCCGCCGATGCTGATTATGGTGGTTTCAGTTTAGCCGGTCTTTTAGATGAATTAGACGATGACGAAGAAGAAGAATCCAAACCCAGCGATACCCCTGTTGTTGCTCCCGCTGATGCCTCCACCCGTACCGCAGTAGACTCTGTACAAAGTAAAGATGACAAAGGTACTGCTGCTGCTACGGCACCAGCTGCCGAAGCCATGGAAACAGTAGCTCCAGTTGCTGCTATGACAGATCTAGCCACCACTGCCCCTGAAAGTATGCCCGACACTACTGCCAAAACGAAAAAATCCAAGAAAGCTAGAAAGAATAAGAAAAAGAAGGCTGCCGATTCAGAGGGTGATTTCGCCTATGAAATTTTGAATGGTCTGCTGGATTTTTTCAACTGA